The following proteins come from a genomic window of Daphnia carinata strain CSIRO-1 chromosome 8, CSIRO_AGI_Dcar_HiC_V3, whole genome shotgun sequence:
- the LOC132088250 gene encoding laminin subunit alpha-1-like — translation MNGAGDPDGIASSYHQDLKPTQGLFPSVFNLAADAEVTSNATCGQSSSDGPEIYCRLVEHVYVREPQCGVCDDKDPEYRHPITNVIDGTNSRWQSPTLQNGRRFEWVTITLDLKQVYQVAYVVVKSAISPRPGNWILERSIDGVTFLPWQYYALSEAECLSRYGIEPREGNPTYRSDSEVICTAFYSKLDPLEDGEGGQEPAFRQPSYSISHELVTSGSVCKRSGL, via the exons ATGAACGGAGCTGGCGATCCGGATGGAATTGCTTCTTCCTATCATCAAGACTTGAAGCCGACCCAAGGTTTATTCCCGTCCGTGTTCAATTTGGCGGCAGACGCTGAAGTGACGTCTAATGCCACGTGCGGCCAGTCGTCATCCGACGGGCCGGAAATCTATTGCAGGCTGGTCGAACATGTCTACGTTCGTGAACCCCAATGTGGC GTGTGTGACGATAAAGACCCCGAATACCGCCATCCCATCACGAACGTTATCGACGGCACCAACAGCCGGTGGCAAAGTCCCACGCTTCAGAACGGTCGCCGCTTCGAATGGGTCACAATCACCCTCGACCTGAAACAG GTGTATCAAGTGGCGTACGTTGTGGTCAAGTCTGCCATCTCCCCACGTCCTGGCAATTGGATATTGGAGCGctccatagatggcgttaCTTTCCTTCCATGGCAATATTACGCTTTGAGCGAAGCTGAATGTCTTTCCCG GTACGGAATAGAACCGCGTGAAGGTAATCCAACTTACAGGAGCGATAGCGAAGTCATTTGTACTGCCTTCTACTCCAAACTGGATCCGTTGGAAGACGGAGAA GGCGGCCAGGAGCCGGCCTTCCGACAGCCGAGTTACTCGATTTCACACGAGCTCGTTACGTCCGGCTCCGTCTGCAAAAGATCCGGACTCTGA